The proteins below are encoded in one region of Lactuca sativa cultivar Salinas chromosome 3, Lsat_Salinas_v11, whole genome shotgun sequence:
- the LOC111914504 gene encoding uncharacterized protein LOC111914504 has protein sequence MSARALRKVLNEQESAKNQDIILSDDDESESPSNSPRPSSINPFDLLNEEEEQEKEQEQENDASDVDTSSTVKNEHNLLPSKKNTATNAISSSQKSKKKKKKKKNKATTGTVDSLDAILEDLSFGVNSSGGQSQSQTRSSRKKSENVNDEGDRHRSGKGCTTNILQVDPRFLSAENELRRIFGSKVVSSFERSNQNQAGSSRQQSRTGRRGAHTHRKTIIVSPSEHWPRWDGSLSMELLENKDGCTYFRYVPSSTYSLAQRQFEAAKASHDLNTIASILLHHPYHIDSLTTLAEYFKFSGELQMSADATSKSLYALECAWHPLFNPLQATCKLQYKHETNQQLFTTLFSHMKNMDRRGCHRSALEICKLLVSLDSDDPMGALFCIDYFALRAEEYKWLETFSEEYNSDNSMWLYPNFSYSLAICRFYLEREEKEKEKEQDKDKSSSSDLMKQALMLHPLVLKKLVGKVPLKEQVWTKITNHAFFGMDQSGSESLDHLINIYVERSYIIWRLPELHNFLKDTALSVIEKMEISRSEAKDWECVRKEAFASDKNEYSHLMVSDFSDSTPTIPPENLQNFMIDPRLVDMHNNNNNVNVVGDNQENIPGLGPGPARAPREVANRNALAVLFESMLPWIDYGTREDDDVQDDED, from the exons GAGAATGATGCTAGTGATGTTGATACCTCCTCTACAGTAAAAAATGAACACAATTTACTCCCCAGTAAGAAAAATACTGCTACCAATGCCATATCATCaagtcaaaaatcaaagaaaaagaaaaagaagaagaagaacaaggcAACTACAGGCACTGTGGATTCCTTAGATGCCATATTAGAAGATTTATCTTTCGGAGTCAATTCATCTggtggtcaaagtcaaagtcaaacccgGTCTTCAAGAAAGAAATCTGAAAATGTGAATGATGAGGGGGATAGACATAGATCAGGGAAAGGATGCACAACAAACATACTGCAAGTGGATCCAAGATTTCTTAGTGCAGAAAATGAGCTGAGGAGAATATTTGGATCAAAAGTTGTGAGTTCATTTGAAAGAAGTAATCAAAATCAAGCAGGAAGTTCTAGACAACAGAGTCGAACAGGGAGACGTGGGGCCCACACCCATAGAAAGACAATTATTGTTTCTCCCTCAGAGCATTGGCCTAGGTGGGATGGATCTCTATCCATGGAGCTTCTTGAAAACAAAGATGGATGCACCTATTTCAG GTATGTGCCATCATCAACCTACAGCCTAGCTCAAAGACAATTTGAAGCTGCAAAAGCATCACATGATCTGAACACCATCGCAAGTATTCTTTTACACCACCCTTACCACATAGATTCCCTCACAACCCTAGCAGAATACTTCAAATTCTCAGGTGAACTCCAAATGTCAGCAGATGCCACTTCAAAATCTTTATACGCCTTAGAATGTGCTTGGCATCCATTATTCAATCCTTTACAAGCCACCTGTAAATTACAATATAAACATGAAACAAATCAACAGCTTTTCACCACACTCTTTTCCCACATGAAAAACATGGATAGACGCGGGTGTCATCGCTCAGCTCTTGAAATATGCAAACTATTAGTTTCCCTAGACTCTGATGACCCAATGGGAGCGTTATTCTGTattgactattttgcccttagaGCCGAAGAGTATAAATGGTTGGAAACGTTTTCTGAAGAGTATAATAGCGATAACTCGATGTGGTTGTATCCGAATTTCTCATATTCACTCGCAATTTGTCGCTTTTATCTTGAAcgtgaagaaaaagaaaaagaaaaagaacaagATAAAGATAAGTCGAGTTCGAGTGATCTTATGAAACAGGCTTTAATGCTTCATCCATTGGTTTTAAAAAAGTTGGTGGGTAAAGTTCCTTTGAAAGAACAAGTGTGGACGAAGATAACTAATCATGCTTTTTTTGGAATGGATCAAAGTGGAAGTGAATCATTGGATCATTTGATTAATATTTATGTTGAAAGGAGTTATATTATATGGAGACTCCCTGAGCTTCATAATTTTCTTAAGGATACAGCTTTATCAGTAATTGAAAAGATGGAAATTAGTCGAAGTGAAGCTAAAGATTGGGAGTGTGTGAGAAAAGAAGCGTTTGCATCCGATAAAAACGA GTATTCACACTTGATGGTATCTGATTTCTCTGATTCAACGCCAACAATTCCTCCAGAAAATTTGCAAAATTTTATGATAGATCCGAGGTTGGTGGACatgcataataataataataatgttaatGTTGTTGGTGACAACCAAGAAAATATTCCGGGTCTGGGTCCGGGTCCCGCACGGGCCCCTCGTGAAGTTGCAAACAGGAATGCATTGGCGGTTTTGTTTGAGTCCATGTTACCATGGATTGATTATGGAACAAGAGAAGATGATGATGTTCAAGACGATGAGGATTGA